The Streptomyces sp. NBC_01268 genome segment CTTGCCGCAGCCGGACTCGCCGACCAGGCCCAGGGTCTCGCCCTCGGCCAGGTCGAAGCCGACGCCGTCGACGGCCCGCACGGGCGCCGAACGGCGGCGGCCCGGGAAGGCCATGGTCAGATCGCGCACCCGCAGCAGCGGCGGCGCGGCGGCGTCGGGCGCGGACGCCGGGTGCGGCAGGGCCGCGTGGGCGGTGGTCATGAGTCGACCCCTTCGTACGGGGAGGGCGCGGGCGCCGACCGCGCCGGGAACGCCGGGAAGTGGCAGGCGGTGACGTGTCCTTCGGGTCCGTGGAGCCGGGGGCGCTCGCTCGCGCAGCGCTCCCGCTCCGCGTCCGTGCCGGCGGCGGCCCGCGCGCAGCGCGCGGCGAAGGCGCAGCCGGGCGCCGGTTCGAGGAGCGACGGCGGGCTGCCGGGGATCGCCCGCAGCGGTACGTCGTCGGGGTCGTCGAGCCGGGGCAGCGAGTCGAGCAGCCCGCGTGTGTACGGGTGCGCGGGCTCGGCGAACAGGGTGTCCACCGGGGCCTGTTCGGCGGCCCGCCCGCCGTACATCACCAGCACCTCGTGGGCGACCCGGGCCACCACGCCCAGATCGTGGGTGATCATGACGACGGAGAGCCGCCGTTCCTCCTGGAGCCGGGCCAGCAGGTCGAGGATCTGCGCCTGCACGGTGACGTCGAGGGCGGTGGTCGGCTCGTCGGCGATGAGCAGGTCCGGTTCGCAGACCAGGGCCATCGCGATCATCACCCGCTGGCGCATGCCGCCGGAGAACTGGTGCGGGTACTCGCCCACCCGGCGCTTCGGTTCGGGGATGCCGACCTCGGCGAGCGCCTCGACGGCCCGGGCGCGGGCGGTGGCCCGCCGGGAGCCGAAGTGCACCCGGTGGTGCTCGGCGATCTGCTCGCCGACGGTGTAGTACGGGTGCAGGCTGGACAGCGGGTCCTGGAAGATCATCGCCATCCGGCGGCCGCGCAGCGTGTTGAGCTCGCGGTCCGGCAGGCCGACGAGCTCGCGCCCGTCGAGCACGACGGAGCCGGACACCTCGGCGCCGGTGTGCAGGCCCATGACGGCGAGCGAGGTCACGGACTTGCCGGAGCCGGACTCGCCGACGATGCCGAGGGTGCGCCCGTGCGGCACGTCGAAGGAGAGGGAGTCGACGGCCCGGACGGGGCCGCGCGGGGTGGGGAAGGTGACCGCGAGGTCGCGGACCCGCAGCAGGGGTTCGGGTGCGGTCATCAGTACCTCACTCGCGGGTCGACGACGGCGTAGAGCAGGTCGACGCACAGGTTGGCGACGACGATGAAGGTGGCGGCGAGCAGGGTCACCCCGAGGATGACGGGCTGGTCGCCGGTGGTGAGGGCGCCGTAGAAGAGGCGGCCGATGCCGGGGAGACCGAAGAGGGACTCCGTGATGACGGCGCCCGCGAGGAGTCCGCCGAGGTCCATGCCGAAGATGGTGAGGATCGGGGTCATGCCGGCCCTCAGGCCGTGCTTGACGACGACCGTGCGGCGCGGCAGGCCCTTGGCGCGGGCGGTGCGGATGTACGGCTCCGCCATGGACTCGATCATCGAACCGCGGCTCTGCCGGGCGTACATGGCCGCGTAGAGCACGGCCAGCGCCAGCCAGGGCAGCAGCAGGTTGGAGGCCCAGGACAGCGGGTCGCTGGTGAAGGGGACGTACTGCGGGTAGGGCAGCAGTCCGGTGAGCCGGATCATCCCGTAGATGAGCAGCACCGAGGTGAAGTACACCGGCAGGGAGGCGGCGGCGACCGCGCCGATCATGAGGGCCCGGTCGGTGAGGGTGTCCTTGCGGAGGGCGGACACGACCCCGGCGGAGAGGCCGAGGGCCAGCCACAGCACCGCGGCGCCGACGGCGAGCGAGCCGGAGACCGGCAGCCGGTCGACGAGGAGGTCCCAGACGGCCTCGCTGTTCTCGTAGGAGTAGCCGAGGCAGGGGAACTCGCAGTGCAGCGCGTACTGGCCGCTGCCCATGGTGCGGCCGGTGAAGATGCCGGTGACGAAGTCGGCGAACTGGCGCCACAGCGGGAGGTCCAGGCCCATGTGGGCGCGGATCGCGTCCAGGCGTTCGTCGCTGCACGCCTTGCCGCAGGCCGCGGCGGCCGGGTCGGAGGGCAGCACGTAGAAGATGACGAAGGTGACGGCGGCGATCGCGAGGAGGACGCCGATCACCCCGAGCAGCCGGCGGCCGAGGTAGAGGATCACGAACGGCCCCCTCGTGGGTCGAGGATGTCGCGCAGGGCGTCGCCGAGGAGGGTGAACGCGAGCACGGTGAGGAAGAGGCAGACGCTGGGGACGAGGAAGTACATCGGGTCGGTGTCGTAGTAGGCGACGCTCTCCGCGATCATCTGCCCCCAGGACGGGGTCGGCGGGCGGACCCCGACGCCGAGGTAGCTGAGGGCGGCCTCGGTGGCGATCATGCCGGGGATCATCAGCGTGGTGTACGCGATGACGGGGCCGGCGACGCCCGGGAGGATGTCGCGGGCGAGGATCCGCAGCGGGCCGGAGCCGCCGACGCGGGCCGCGTCGACGTACTCGCGGTGCTTGAGCGAGAGGGTCTGGCCCCGGACGACCCGGGCCACGCCGGGCCAGCCGAAGAGGCCGATGACCAGGATCATCAGGAAGGTGCGGTTGACGTCCCGGGCCACCGACATCATCGCGATCATGAAGATGAGGGAGGGGAAGGACATCGTGAGGTCCATCAGCCGGGACAGCACCGTGTCGGTGCGGCCCCCGAAGTAGCCGGCGGCGATGCCGGCGGCGGTGCCCGCCACCACGACGATCGCGGTGGCGGAGAAGGCGATGAGCAGCGACACCTGGGCGCCGTGCACGACGCGGGCGAACAGGTCGCGCCCGTTGATGGGTTCGACGCCGAGCCAGTGCTCGGCGGAGACCCCGCCGAAGGGCCCGATCGGCATGCCGCCGAGGTACGGGTCGACGGCGGACTTGTCGAACTCCTCCGGACCCCAGCCGCCGAGCGAGCCGATCAGCGGCGCGGCGACGGTCATCAGGGCGAAGAGGGCGATGACGGCGAGGGAGACCTGCAGCGAGACGCGGCGGCGCAGTTCCGCGCGGACCGTCCGCCAGGCCCCGCTGCCCCCGGTCACCGGAGGGGAGGTGGTGGTGAGCGTCATGGGAGGGGCGTCCTTCAGTTCGCGCTCTTCGACGGGTCCTTGAGACCGACGGTCGCGTAGTCGAGCTGGCCGCTCCAGGAGCTGTGTCCGAAGGCGCCGGCGACGTTGGTGCCGATGAGCAGCGTGCGGCGCTTCGAGGCGCCGGGGGCGACCGGGGCCTTGGCGAGGATCTGCCCGTCGAGCTCCTGCCACGCCTTGTTGGCCTGGGCGCCGTCGGACATGGCGGCGATCTCGTCCATCCGCTTCATGCTGGCGTCGTCCTTGAAGATCGAGTAGTTGCCGGTGTTGCCCTTCTCCTTGATGAAGCGCCCGTCGAAGAGGAAGGGGAGGAAGGTGGAGCCGGACGGGTAGTCGGGACACCAGCCGGCGTAGACGAGGTCCGTGCGGTTCTTGGTGTCGCCGATGGTGTCGTAGAAGGCCGAGGGGTCGACGGTCTCGATGGTCACCTTGATGCCGGCCCGGCCCAGGGACTCCTGGACGGCCTCGCCGATGCGCTTGTCGTTCATGGAGACGGTGAGGCGGGTGGAGAAGCCGTTGGGCTTCCCGGCCTCCTTGAGCAGCTGCTTGGCCTTCTCGGCGTCGCCGGAGAGCGGGATCTTCAGGGTGTCGGGCTGCTTGCCGCCGGTGAAGAGGGCGCCGGGCATGGCGGCGGAGGAGGCGTCGACGACGGCCGGGCCGCCGGCGGCGGTGACGATCGCCTCCCGGTCGAGCGCGTACTGCACGGCCTGGCGGACCTTCAGGTTGTCGAAGGGGGCGCGGCCGGTGTGCATCTGGACCATCTCGGTGCAGCTGCTGGACTCGGCGAGCAGCCGGGCCTTCACGTCGGCCTTGGTGAGCACCTTGGAGATGGACTCGGGGCGGAGCTGGGCCCAGGAGACGGCGGAGGCGTCGGCTCCGGAGGAGGCGACGAGCCGGTCGTCGATCTGGTTGCCCTTGAGGCCCATCGTGACGACGATCCGGTCCGGGTACGCCTTGCGGACGGCGTCGGACTTCGGGTCCCAGTGGCTGTTGCGGACCAGGACGAGCTGCTTGTCGCGGGCGTAGCTCTCGACCTTGTACGGGCCGGAGGAGAACGGGCGGTTGTCGTACTGGGGGCCCTTGTCCTGGGCCTGCGGCACGGGCGCGAAGGTCGGGAGGGTGGCCGCGAAGGGGAACTCGGCGAAGGGCTTGTGGAGTTCGAAGACGATCGTGCGGGCGTCCGGGGTCTTCACCGAGTCCAGGTGCTTGCCCTCGGCCGGGCCCCGGTAGTCCTTGCCGCCGACGAGGTAGCGGGCGGCGTAGTCGGGGCCGCCGGGCAGGTCGGCGGAGAAGGACCGCTCGACGTTGTGCTTGATGTCCTGGGAGGTGATCGGGGTGCCGTCCTCGTACTTCAGGCCGGCCTTGAGGCGGAAGGTCCAGGTCTTGGCCCCGTTGGAGGAGTTGCCCAGGTCCTCGGCGAGGTCGGGGACCAGCTCGCTGCCCTTGGCGCCGGGCTCCGCCTTGTAGGTGACGAGGGTGCGGTAGAGCAGCCGGGTGCCGAAGTCCATGTCGGGCATGACCCAGTTGCGGGCCGGGTCGAGGTGTGTGAAGTCCTGGTTGGACAGCACGGTCAGGGTGCCGCCCTTGACCGGCGTACCGCCCACGATCTGGCCGTTGGTGCCGGTCGCGGGGTTGGCGCCGCGGTGTCCGCCGCTCCCTGCGGTACCGCCTCCGCCTGCGCCGGAGCAGCCGGTCGCACCGAGGGTGAGGGCCGCGAGCAGCGCGGCGGCGAGGGCGTTTCGGGTGTGCTTGTCCATCAGGGGTCACTCCGGGTGGAGAAGGTCGGACAGCCGGGGGCGGCTGGAATGTGACCCGTAACATAGTAATGTGAAATTGTACTGCGCAAGCCCCTGAACGTCCTGAACACCAGCGGGCCCGAAACGCCCGCTCCCCCCGGAAGGTCTCGCCGCATGACCGTCATCTCCCGCAACCCGGCCGACCCGGCCGACGTCCTCCTCCACCTCCCGGCCCCCGGCGCCTTCGCCGCCGCCGACGCCGTCGAACGGGCCCGCACCGCCCAGGTCGCCTGGCAGCACGCCGGAGCCGCCGCCCGCTCCGCCGCCCTGGGCGCGATCGCCGACGCCGTCGAGGCCGCCGCCGCCGAACTCGCCGAACTCGCCGTGCGCGAGGTCGGCAAGCCGCTCGCCGAGGCCCGCGCCGAGGTCGCCCGCACCGTCGCCATCTGGCGCTACTACGCCCAGGCCCCCTACGCGCCCACCGGAGCCGTCCACGACACGGCCGCGGGCCCCGGCCTGCTGCTCACCCGCCGCCGCCCGCACGGCGTCGCCGGGCTCATCACCCCCTGGAACTTCCCCTTCGCCATCCCCACCTGGAAGGCGGCCCCCGCCCTCGCGGCCGGCAACGCGGTCGTCCTCAAGCCCGCCCCCCAGGCCACCGCCTGCGCCCGGCGCCTCGCCGAGATCATCGAAAAGGCCCTGCCCGCCGGTGTGTTCACCGT includes the following:
- a CDS encoding ABC transporter permease — its product is MILYLGRRLLGVIGVLLAIAAVTFVIFYVLPSDPAAAACGKACSDERLDAIRAHMGLDLPLWRQFADFVTGIFTGRTMGSGQYALHCEFPCLGYSYENSEAVWDLLVDRLPVSGSLAVGAAVLWLALGLSAGVVSALRKDTLTDRALMIGAVAAASLPVYFTSVLLIYGMIRLTGLLPYPQYVPFTSDPLSWASNLLLPWLALAVLYAAMYARQSRGSMIESMAEPYIRTARAKGLPRRTVVVKHGLRAGMTPILTIFGMDLGGLLAGAVITESLFGLPGIGRLFYGALTTGDQPVILGVTLLAATFIVVANLCVDLLYAVVDPRVRY
- a CDS encoding ABC transporter ATP-binding protein encodes the protein MTAPEPLLRVRDLAVTFPTPRGPVRAVDSLSFDVPHGRTLGIVGESGSGKSVTSLAVMGLHTGAEVSGSVVLDGRELVGLPDRELNTLRGRRMAMIFQDPLSSLHPYYTVGEQIAEHHRVHFGSRRATARARAVEALAEVGIPEPKRRVGEYPHQFSGGMRQRVMIAMALVCEPDLLIADEPTTALDVTVQAQILDLLARLQEERRLSVVMITHDLGVVARVAHEVLVMYGGRAAEQAPVDTLFAEPAHPYTRGLLDSLPRLDDPDDVPLRAIPGSPPSLLEPAPGCAFAARCARAAAGTDAERERCASERPRLHGPEGHVTACHFPAFPARSAPAPSPYEGVDS
- a CDS encoding ABC transporter permease, encoding MTLTTTSPPVTGGSGAWRTVRAELRRRVSLQVSLAVIALFALMTVAAPLIGSLGGWGPEEFDKSAVDPYLGGMPIGPFGGVSAEHWLGVEPINGRDLFARVVHGAQVSLLIAFSATAIVVVAGTAAGIAAGYFGGRTDTVLSRLMDLTMSFPSLIFMIAMMSVARDVNRTFLMILVIGLFGWPGVARVVRGQTLSLKHREYVDAARVGGSGPLRILARDILPGVAGPVIAYTTLMIPGMIATEAALSYLGVGVRPPTPSWGQMIAESVAYYDTDPMYFLVPSVCLFLTVLAFTLLGDALRDILDPRGGRS
- a CDS encoding ABC transporter substrate-binding protein — its product is MDKHTRNALAAALLAALTLGATGCSGAGGGGTAGSGGHRGANPATGTNGQIVGGTPVKGGTLTVLSNQDFTHLDPARNWVMPDMDFGTRLLYRTLVTYKAEPGAKGSELVPDLAEDLGNSSNGAKTWTFRLKAGLKYEDGTPITSQDIKHNVERSFSADLPGGPDYAARYLVGGKDYRGPAEGKHLDSVKTPDARTIVFELHKPFAEFPFAATLPTFAPVPQAQDKGPQYDNRPFSSGPYKVESYARDKQLVLVRNSHWDPKSDAVRKAYPDRIVVTMGLKGNQIDDRLVASSGADASAVSWAQLRPESISKVLTKADVKARLLAESSSCTEMVQMHTGRAPFDNLKVRQAVQYALDREAIVTAAGGPAVVDASSAAMPGALFTGGKQPDTLKIPLSGDAEKAKQLLKEAGKPNGFSTRLTVSMNDKRIGEAVQESLGRAGIKVTIETVDPSAFYDTIGDTKNRTDLVYAGWCPDYPSGSTFLPFLFDGRFIKEKGNTGNYSIFKDDASMKRMDEIAAMSDGAQANKAWQELDGQILAKAPVAPGASKRRTLLIGTNVAGAFGHSSWSGQLDYATVGLKDPSKSAN